In Acidiphilium acidophilum, one genomic interval encodes:
- a CDS encoding cysteine desulfurase family protein has protein sequence MGETLYLDANASEPLRPAAREAVIAGLDLVGNPASIHAAGRAARGRIEAARAVIAAHCGARAQDVVLLSGATEANALALSGLGGARAVLIGATEHEAVRAAAPGAGIVPVGRDGVIDLDALDRLLAGDSDALVCVMAANNETGVINPVEAVAAVCARHGALLHVDAVQAVGRGLADFLRLGAASVAISAHKIGGPKGIGALVLTPEAAGGLVPMLRGGGQERGRRGGTPNVPAILGFAAAIAAIDPGEIGRLAAMRDAIEAAAVAESAIVVGGGALRLGNTSCLALPGVSAETQLIALDLDQICVSAGAACSSGKMARSHVIDAMGWPELAGCAIRVSLPWNAPDDAAERFIAAYRRMADRALRKRQGFSTSPASRPLGAELV, from the coding sequence ATGGGCGAAACTCTTTATTTGGACGCCAATGCCAGCGAGCCGCTGCGGCCTGCGGCGCGGGAGGCCGTGATCGCGGGGCTGGATCTGGTTGGTAATCCGGCTTCGATCCATGCGGCGGGGCGGGCGGCGCGGGGGCGGATTGAGGCGGCGCGGGCGGTGATTGCGGCGCATTGCGGGGCGCGGGCGCAGGATGTGGTTCTGCTGTCCGGGGCGACCGAGGCCAATGCGCTGGCGCTTTCCGGGCTCGGGGGCGCGCGGGCCGTGCTGATCGGCGCGACCGAGCATGAGGCGGTTCGGGCGGCGGCGCCGGGGGCGGGGATCGTGCCGGTCGGGCGGGATGGGGTGATCGATCTCGACGCGCTCGATCGGTTGCTGGCGGGGGATTCCGACGCGCTGGTATGCGTGATGGCGGCGAATAACGAGACCGGGGTGATCAATCCGGTCGAAGCCGTGGCGGCGGTGTGCGCGCGCCATGGGGCATTGCTGCATGTCGATGCGGTGCAGGCCGTCGGGCGGGGGCTGGCGGATTTTCTGCGGCTCGGGGCGGCGAGTGTCGCGATTTCGGCGCACAAGATCGGGGGTCCCAAGGGGATCGGGGCGCTGGTGCTGACGCCGGAGGCCGCCGGGGGGCTGGTGCCGATGCTGCGTGGCGGGGGGCAGGAGCGTGGCCGGCGCGGGGGGACGCCGAATGTGCCGGCGATCCTCGGGTTTGCCGCCGCGATCGCGGCGATCGATCCGGGGGAGATCGGGCGGCTGGCGGCGATGCGCGATGCGATCGAGGCCGCTGCGGTTGCGGAGTCTGCCATCGTGGTCGGGGGTGGGGCGTTGCGGTTGGGCAATACGAGCTGTCTGGCGCTGCCGGGGGTGTCGGCGGAAACCCAGCTCATCGCGCTCGATCTCGATCAAATTTGCGTTTCGGCGGGGGCGGCCTGTTCGTCCGGGAAGATGGCGCGCAGCCATGTGATCGATGCCATGGGGTGGCCGGAGCTTGCCGGATGTGCGATCCGGGTTTCGCTGCCGTGGAATGCGCCGGATGATGCCGCCGAACGCTTCATTGCCGCATACCGGCGTATGGCGGACCGCGCCTTGCGCAAGCGGCAGGGTTTCTCTACGTCACCGGCATCGCGCCCGCTGGGTGCCGAACTGGTTTGA
- a CDS encoding ferredoxin family 2Fe-2S iron-sulfur cluster binding protein: MPSMIFIERDGTRRTVDAPNGLSVLEVAHKHGVDIEGACEGSLACSTCHVIVDPEWFGKLAKASEDEEDMLDLAFGLEKTSRLGCQIVMSPALDGLVVRLPAGVRNAQGG; encoded by the coding sequence ATGCCGAGCATGATTTTCATCGAGCGCGACGGGACGCGCCGCACCGTGGATGCGCCGAACGGGCTGTCCGTGCTCGAAGTCGCGCACAAGCACGGTGTCGATATCGAGGGGGCGTGCGAGGGCTCGCTTGCGTGCTCGACCTGTCATGTCATTGTCGATCCGGAGTGGTTCGGCAAGCTCGCCAAGGCGTCCGAGGATGAGGAAGACATGCTCGACCTTGCGTTCGGCCTTGAAAAGACCTCCCGCCTCGGTTGCCAGATCGTGATGTCCCCCGCGCTCGACGGGCTGGTCGTCCGTCTGCCCGCCGGGGTGCGCAACGCCCAGGGGGGATAG
- the mnmA gene encoding tRNA 2-thiouridine(34) synthase MnmA, producing MRIVVAMSGGVDSSVVAGLMHEAGHEVIGVTLQLYDHGAASGRKGACCAGQDIHDARNVADRLGIAHYVIDAEAAFRAAVIGDFADSYAAGTTPVPCVRCNQHLKFGDLLVLARDLGAEALATGHYVRREQGPEGAELHTAADAARDQSWFLFATTRDQLDYARFPLGAMPDKAAVRAEAARMGLPVAEKADSQDICFVPAGSYADIVGRLRPEATAPGEIVDAAGTVLGTHQGIARYTVGQGKRLGAASGQVVTRIDPERRRIVVGPRGTGGRVVRFTEPNWLIDRPETPFRATVKLRARETPHPATIDAAAGTVTLDEPVLAAPGQACVIYRDSRVLGGGFIAA from the coding sequence ATGCGGATCGTCGTTGCCATGTCCGGCGGCGTCGACAGTTCGGTCGTTGCCGGGCTGATGCACGAGGCCGGGCACGAGGTGATCGGCGTGACGCTGCAGCTTTACGATCATGGGGCTGCGTCCGGCCGCAAGGGGGCGTGCTGCGCCGGGCAGGATATCCATGATGCCCGCAATGTCGCCGACCGGCTCGGGATCGCCCATTACGTGATCGATGCGGAGGCGGCGTTCCGGGCTGCGGTGATCGGGGATTTTGCCGATTCCTACGCCGCCGGGACCACGCCGGTGCCCTGCGTGCGCTGCAACCAGCATCTCAAATTCGGTGATCTGCTGGTCCTTGCGCGCGATCTCGGGGCCGAGGCGCTGGCGACGGGTCATTATGTCCGGCGCGAGCAGGGGCCGGAGGGGGCCGAACTCCATACTGCTGCCGATGCGGCGCGCGATCAGTCGTGGTTTCTGTTCGCGACCACGCGCGATCAGCTCGATTATGCGCGTTTCCCGCTCGGGGCGATGCCGGACAAGGCGGCGGTTCGCGCCGAGGCCGCCCGGATGGGCCTGCCGGTTGCCGAGAAGGCCGACAGCCAGGATATCTGTTTCGTGCCCGCCGGTTCCTACGCCGATATCGTGGGGCGGTTGCGCCCGGAGGCGACCGCGCCGGGCGAGATTGTCGACGCGGCGGGGACCGTGCTCGGCACCCATCAGGGTATTGCGCGCTACACGGTGGGGCAGGGCAAGCGACTCGGGGCGGCATCCGGCCAGGTGGTGACGCGGATCGATCCTGAGCGCCGGCGCATTGTGGTCGGGCCGCGCGGGACCGGGGGGCGGGTGGTGCGGTTCACCGAGCCGAACTGGTTGATCGACCGGCCTGAGACGCCGTTCCGCGCCACGGTCAAGCTCCGCGCGCGGGAGACGCCGCATCCCGCCACGATCGATGCCGCCGCCGGGACGGTGACGCTCGATGAGCCGGTGCTGGCGGCGCCGGGGCAGGCTTGCGTGATCTATCGGGACAGCCGGGTTCTGGGCGGCGGGTTTATCGCGGCCTGA
- the hfq gene encoding RNA chaperone Hfq, translated as MANEKSQNVQDVFLNHVRKSKTPVTVFLVNGVKLQGVITWFDNFSVLLRRDGHTQLVYKHAISTVMPGAPIQLFDASKAEGTAPATPSQNPTTLSLMNRGEPDRDDE; from the coding sequence GTGGCCAATGAAAAATCCCAGAATGTGCAGGACGTGTTTCTCAATCACGTGCGCAAGAGCAAAACGCCGGTCACCGTGTTTCTGGTGAACGGCGTCAAGCTTCAGGGGGTGATTACCTGGTTCGACAATTTCTCCGTCCTGCTCCGGCGCGACGGGCATACCCAACTGGTTTACAAACACGCGATCTCGACCGTGATGCCGGGCGCGCCGATCCAGCTGTTCGATGCGAGCAAGGCGGAAGGGACCGCGCCGGCCACCCCGTCGCAGAACCCGACCACGCTGAGCCTGATGAACCGGGGCGAGCCGGACCGCGACGATGAGTAG
- the hflX gene encoding GTPase HflX, giving the protein MSVETQAAPIRAAILLPWEHGSRRDRLREAEARLAEAIGLAASIGLVIAYQDTLQIRALRPSTLFGEGQVARIGDAIAEADVTVAVVDSALSPVQQRNLERAWNCKVIDRTGLILDIFGERARTAEGVLQVELAHLAYQRSRLVRSWTHLERQRGGFGFLGGPGETQIEADRRLITDRIARLKRELDDVRRTRALHRTARSKVPYPVVALVGYTNAGKSTLFNALTGAAVQAEDQLFATLDPTMRLIVLPSGRHAILSDTVGFISDLPTELVAAFRATLEEVAAADILLHVRDAAHPDSAAQRADVITVLDGMAESGMIDAGWQGRSFEVLNKIDLLDPDLRDLPDTDSIAVSALSGENLQALREAIDARLASTMHLLHYTLPSADGATLAWLYRHGEVLSRQDFDDEIRIAVRLRPEDRARFERDFAPAAESSAP; this is encoded by the coding sequence TTGAGCGTCGAGACCCAGGCAGCGCCCATCCGCGCCGCGATTCTGCTCCCCTGGGAGCATGGGTCGCGGCGCGATCGTCTGCGCGAGGCGGAGGCGCGGCTGGCGGAGGCGATCGGGCTGGCGGCCTCGATCGGGCTGGTGATCGCGTATCAGGATACGTTGCAGATCCGTGCGTTGCGGCCCTCGACCCTGTTCGGCGAGGGGCAGGTGGCGCGGATCGGCGACGCGATCGCGGAGGCCGACGTGACGGTCGCGGTGGTCGATTCGGCGCTCAGCCCGGTGCAGCAGCGCAATCTGGAACGCGCGTGGAATTGCAAGGTGATCGACCGCACCGGGTTGATCCTTGATATTTTCGGCGAGCGGGCGCGGACCGCCGAAGGCGTGTTGCAGGTCGAGCTTGCGCATCTCGCCTATCAGCGCTCGCGCCTCGTGCGGTCCTGGACCCATCTGGAGCGCCAGCGCGGCGGCTTTGGCTTTCTCGGCGGGCCGGGCGAAACCCAGATCGAGGCGGATCGACGGCTCATTACCGACCGGATCGCCCGGCTCAAGCGCGAACTCGACGATGTTCGCCGCACCCGCGCTCTGCACCGCACTGCACGCAGCAAGGTGCCGTATCCGGTGGTGGCGCTCGTGGGCTACACCAATGCGGGCAAATCAACCCTGTTCAATGCGCTGACGGGTGCTGCGGTGCAGGCCGAGGACCAGTTGTTCGCGACGCTCGACCCCACGATGAGGTTGATCGTGCTGCCTTCGGGGCGGCATGCGATATTGTCGGACACGGTCGGGTTCATTTCCGATCTGCCGACCGAACTGGTGGCCGCGTTTCGCGCCACGCTCGAAGAAGTCGCCGCCGCCGATATTCTGTTGCACGTTCGCGATGCCGCGCATCCCGACAGCGCGGCCCAGCGGGCGGATGTGATCACGGTGCTGGACGGCATGGCCGAATCCGGGATGATCGACGCGGGTTGGCAGGGGCGCAGCTTCGAGGTGCTCAACAAGATCGACCTGCTCGACCCCGATCTGCGCGATCTTCCCGATACCGATTCCATCGCGGTCTCCGCGCTTTCGGGTGAAAATCTGCAGGCCCTGCGCGAGGCGATCGACGCGCGGCTGGCGAGCACCATGCATCTGCTCCACTACACCCTGCCCTCCGCCGATGGCGCGACGCTGGCCTGGCTCTATCGCCATGGCGAGGTGCTGTCGCGGCAGGATTTCGATGATGAAATCAGGATCGCGGTGCGCCTGCGGCCCGAGGACCGCGCGCGCTTCGAGCGGGATTTTGCACCGGCTGCCGAAAGCTCCGCGCCATGA
- a CDS encoding inositol monophosphatase family protein yields MKLDEADIMSIVALMRGVAKTIIMPRFGHIGPADMRTKSGPLDPVTVADEAAERALTAGLQSMFPDVAIIGEEAVAADPRLMEALSGTRPVFVIDPIDGTQNYAAGLPLFGVMIALVEADETRAGLIYDPIRDDTVVAMAGQGAFLIRRDPAGSEDWIRLHVAKPAPPEAMIASISWQYMKEPERTAVLRGLTNLGQTPNFRCAAHTYRALAMGHLHATLSRRTLPWDHAAGALIAAEAGGYVRQPDGSAYHPSNLEGGLLATVDAEGFRMVRDLFK; encoded by the coding sequence ATGAAGCTCGACGAGGCCGACATCATGAGCATCGTCGCGCTGATGCGGGGGGTGGCCAAAACGATCATCATGCCCCGGTTCGGCCATATCGGCCCCGCCGACATGCGGACCAAATCCGGCCCGCTCGACCCGGTCACCGTGGCCGACGAAGCTGCCGAACGCGCGCTGACCGCCGGGCTGCAGTCGATGTTCCCCGATGTCGCGATCATCGGTGAGGAGGCGGTTGCCGCCGATCCGCGGCTGATGGAAGCTCTTTCCGGCACAAGGCCGGTGTTCGTGATCGACCCGATCGACGGCACCCAGAACTACGCCGCCGGATTGCCGCTGTTCGGGGTCATGATCGCGCTGGTCGAAGCCGACGAGACCCGCGCCGGATTGATCTATGACCCGATCCGCGACGATACCGTGGTCGCCATGGCCGGGCAGGGAGCGTTCCTGATCCGCCGCGATCCCGCCGGGAGCGAAGACTGGATCCGGCTCCATGTCGCGAAACCCGCGCCGCCCGAAGCAATGATCGCCTCGATCTCGTGGCAGTACATGAAGGAACCGGAACGCACCGCCGTGCTGCGGGGGCTCACCAACCTCGGACAGACCCCGAATTTCCGCTGCGCCGCCCATACCTACCGCGCCCTCGCCATGGGTCACCTGCACGCCACACTGTCCCGCCGGACTTTGCCATGGGACCACGCGGCAGGCGCGCTGATCGCCGCCGAGGCCGGCGGCTACGTGCGCCAGCCGGATGGATCGGCCTATCATCCGTCGAATCTGGAGGGCGGTCTTCTTGCGACGGTCGAT